A single region of the Microlunatus panaciterrae genome encodes:
- a CDS encoding NAD(P)-dependent alcohol dehydrogenase produces the protein MDDPQHLSAPTTPADSSPTTTVMRAIVQDAYGDADALQLVHIPAPEAGADHVLIRVRAASAHIGDWHVMTGQPYLMRVMGFGFRSPKARVRGMDAAGTVAAVGANVTAFRVGDEVYGSCDGAFAEYATARVETLARKPAILTFEQTAAVPTSACTALQALRIGEISAGQRVLIIGASGGVGLFAVQIAQAFGAEVTGVCSRSKIELVRSVGADHVIDYAETDISAIEQRFDLVLDMGGNRTLSQLRRCLTPRGTLVLVGGEGGGRLVGGALLRSLRAVALSPFVRQRLRMVVSATKAEDLQTLNDLIEDGKITPVVDRTYPLSEAADAIRRLHSGEARGKIVITV, from the coding sequence ATGGACGATCCCCAGCACTTGTCTGCGCCGACCACCCCAGCGGATTCCTCGCCGACCACCACAGTGATGCGGGCGATCGTCCAGGATGCCTACGGTGACGCCGATGCTCTCCAACTGGTCCACATCCCTGCGCCAGAGGCCGGCGCCGACCATGTGCTGATCCGGGTCCGGGCGGCTAGCGCCCATATCGGCGACTGGCATGTGATGACCGGCCAGCCGTACCTGATGCGCGTCATGGGCTTCGGGTTCCGATCACCGAAAGCACGGGTGCGCGGCATGGATGCCGCCGGCACCGTCGCAGCCGTGGGTGCCAACGTGACCGCCTTCCGGGTGGGTGACGAGGTGTATGGCAGCTGCGACGGTGCTTTCGCGGAGTACGCCACCGCACGGGTCGAGACTCTCGCCCGCAAGCCGGCAATCCTGACCTTCGAGCAGACCGCCGCCGTCCCCACCTCGGCCTGCACCGCGTTGCAGGCGCTACGCATTGGAGAGATCTCAGCCGGGCAGCGGGTCTTGATCATCGGGGCGTCGGGCGGTGTGGGACTGTTCGCGGTGCAGATCGCCCAGGCGTTCGGTGCAGAGGTGACCGGGGTCTGCAGCCGCTCCAAGATCGAGTTGGTCCGCTCCGTCGGCGCTGATCACGTGATCGACTACGCCGAGACAGATATCAGCGCGATCGAGCAGCGCTTCGACCTGGTCCTCGACATGGGTGGCAACCGGACGCTGTCGCAGCTCCGGCGCTGCCTGACCCCACGCGGCACCCTCGTCCTCGTCGGCGGCGAGGGCGGCGGCCGGCTGGTCGGCGGCGCCCTGCTCCGGTCGCTCCGCGCCGTCGCCCTCTCGCCGTTCGTCAGACAGCGCCTTCGGATGGTCGTCTCGGCCACGAAGGCGGAGGACCTGCAGACGCTGAACGACCTGATCGAGGACGGCAAGATCACGCCGGTGGTCGATCGGACCTACCCCCTGAGCGAGGCGGCCGACGCCATCCGGCGTCTGCACAGCGGCGAAGCCCGCGGAAAGATCGTCATCACGGTCTGA
- a CDS encoding alpha/beta fold hydrolase, whose translation MVTTTPHGDLQQPGRLQLAAKRRIGLIVALSMAAGLLAAVVLVAVPLIPTEHIVAGVLLGFALGWALLAILSVRLSDQPQRWAAAPAVFMTVVGLASLSGSAAVHNLLGWVWPPVLLALVVWMFVRARRQLISRSARWMVYPVLAVLAISSVGGGYETVHEALDARAYPMPGQLIDVGGHRLHLHCTGSGSPTVVLEPGGGASSSDLGWIAPAVARDTRVCVYDRAGRGWSDATNGSQDGVHIAADLHTLLDRAHVPGPYVLAGHSFGGLYVLNFAAQFPDQVAGLVLLDSTAPKPGPAVPPDPKSYDGIGRGSALISSLAHIGVGRLVAQGSYATLPPRSRDEARANSSTNAHLNSFFEEFFAYADLAMRQASSLTDLNGKPLIVVTADEESTDPQWQAKQDHLATLSTNNLHRHAKATHDSLIDDEADSAAASQAVRDVVAAVRTGHPLS comes from the coding sequence ATGGTCACGACAACTCCCCACGGCGACCTGCAACAACCCGGTCGCCTGCAGTTGGCCGCGAAGAGGCGGATCGGGCTGATCGTCGCACTGTCGATGGCCGCTGGACTTCTGGCGGCCGTTGTCCTGGTCGCCGTCCCCCTCATCCCGACGGAGCACATTGTCGCCGGCGTGCTGTTGGGCTTCGCGCTTGGCTGGGCACTGCTGGCCATCCTGTCCGTGCGTCTCAGCGACCAGCCGCAACGATGGGCGGCTGCGCCGGCCGTGTTTATGACCGTGGTCGGTCTGGCCTCGCTGAGCGGTTCCGCCGCCGTCCACAACCTGCTCGGATGGGTGTGGCCGCCCGTCCTGTTGGCGCTCGTTGTCTGGATGTTTGTGCGTGCCCGACGGCAGTTGATCAGCCGCAGCGCCCGCTGGATGGTGTATCCCGTACTGGCTGTGCTGGCAATATCCTCCGTGGGCGGCGGCTACGAGACGGTGCACGAGGCACTCGACGCCAGGGCCTATCCGATGCCCGGCCAGCTGATCGACGTGGGCGGCCACCGGCTGCATCTGCACTGCACCGGCTCAGGCAGCCCCACCGTCGTGCTGGAGCCGGGTGGCGGCGCGTCATCGTCGGATCTCGGTTGGATCGCGCCGGCCGTGGCCCGCGACACCAGGGTCTGCGTCTACGACCGTGCAGGTCGCGGCTGGAGCGACGCCACCAACGGCTCACAGGACGGAGTCCACATTGCCGCCGACCTGCACACCCTGCTGGATCGTGCCCACGTGCCCGGGCCGTACGTGCTGGCCGGTCACTCCTTCGGCGGCCTGTATGTCCTCAATTTCGCTGCGCAGTTCCCGGACCAGGTCGCCGGCCTGGTGCTGCTCGACTCCACCGCGCCCAAACCGGGTCCGGCCGTGCCACCTGACCCGAAGTCCTACGACGGCATCGGTCGCGGCTCCGCTTTGATCTCCTCCCTTGCCCACATCGGAGTGGGGCGCCTGGTAGCGCAGGGTTCGTACGCCACCCTCCCGCCACGATCCCGGGACGAGGCGCGGGCCAACTCCTCGACCAACGCCCACCTCAACAGCTTCTTCGAGGAGTTCTTTGCCTACGCGGATCTCGCCATGCGTCAGGCGTCCTCCCTGACCGACCTCAACGGCAAGCCGCTCATCGTCGTCACCGCAGACGAAGAAAGCACCGACCCTCAATGGCAGGCGAAGCAGGACCATCTGGCAACCCTGTCGACCAACAACCTCCACCGGCACGCGAAGGCTACCCACGACTCGCTCATCGACGACGAAGCCGACTCCGCCGCAGCCAGCCAAGCGGTTCGCGACGTCGTGGCCGCCGTTCGGACCGGCCACCCGCTCTCTTAA
- a CDS encoding DUF4386 domain-containing protein has translation MSSLRKTSLVAGALYLLTFVSIPTLALYGDVLNDAKYITGPGPDTPVIIGGVLEMIVALAGIGTAVALYPVVKRQNEGIALGFVGSRTLEAAAILVGVVSLLSIVSLRQAGAGANALVTGQALVAGYNWAFLLGQSLMPVMNALLLGSLLYRARLVPRVLPLLAFVGAALLLASDLAVMFGLWERVSAPSGLLAIPIALWEFSLGVYLVVRGFRPSPITAGMVAAT, from the coding sequence ATGAGCTCCTTGAGGAAGACGTCACTCGTCGCGGGGGCGCTGTACCTGCTCACCTTCGTCTCGATCCCCACCCTCGCGCTGTACGGCGATGTGCTGAATGACGCGAAGTACATCACCGGCCCGGGCCCCGACACACCGGTGATCATTGGCGGCGTCCTGGAGATGATCGTGGCCCTCGCCGGCATCGGCACGGCCGTCGCGCTCTACCCGGTCGTCAAGAGGCAGAACGAGGGGATCGCGCTCGGCTTCGTCGGCTCCCGGACCTTGGAGGCGGCCGCCATCCTTGTCGGCGTGGTGAGCCTGCTCTCGATCGTGTCTCTGCGACAGGCCGGTGCGGGAGCGAATGCGCTGGTCACCGGCCAGGCGCTGGTCGCCGGCTACAACTGGGCGTTCCTCCTCGGACAGAGCCTCATGCCGGTGATGAACGCCCTACTGCTCGGTTCCCTGCTGTACCGGGCGCGCCTGGTGCCTCGGGTTCTTCCCCTACTCGCATTCGTCGGTGCGGCCCTGCTCCTCGCCTCCGACCTCGCGGTGATGTTCGGTCTGTGGGAACGGGTGTCCGCGCCATCGGGGCTACTGGCGATCCCGATCGCACTGTGGGAGTTCTCGCTGGGCGTCTACTTGGTCGTCAGAGGCTTCAGGCCCTCCCCCATCACCGCCGGCATGGTCGCCGCTACCTAG
- a CDS encoding phosphotransferase, which yields MPVPARPVPLPFALTWTDVASCLPGFTSGGSAWLTYTKQGLHQGGPGNALLTLRYRDAHDHPQQRTLFVKEIRDPHLREAARYPYLADRGVPVARLLATVDHADAEVIMLEFLPTIGIGRDEADDMLTLAAMLNALTDIPQELFITQPGMPQDEFDTLVAEALARLTDSYPAVQPTGWLDAYRRAVESYHGLPRALTHGEFAPQQLGRTHGGQLVLFDLATAAERPRFADVANVLRPLSGYTGRSEPDLFATYLHLLEISGGKKLDVPSAWPELLLTRLVVMFESLPWLTSDDEHEPSARGVVHTIADDLATLNIDVHAR from the coding sequence GTGCCGGTGCCGGCCAGACCCGTACCGCTGCCCTTCGCGTTGACCTGGACCGACGTCGCCAGCTGTCTGCCGGGGTTCACCAGCGGGGGTTCGGCCTGGCTCACCTACACCAAGCAGGGGCTGCACCAGGGCGGACCAGGAAATGCCCTGCTGACGCTGCGCTACCGAGACGCCCACGATCACCCGCAGCAGCGGACTCTGTTTGTCAAAGAGATCCGGGATCCCCACCTCCGTGAGGCAGCGCGCTACCCCTACCTCGCCGACCGCGGCGTCCCGGTCGCTCGGCTACTCGCCACGGTCGACCACGCAGACGCCGAGGTGATCATGCTGGAGTTCCTGCCGACGATCGGCATCGGGCGTGACGAGGCCGACGACATGCTCACCCTGGCGGCGATGCTCAACGCCCTCACCGATATCCCCCAGGAACTGTTCATCACCCAACCGGGAATGCCGCAGGACGAGTTCGACACCCTGGTGGCGGAGGCGCTGGCGCGGCTCACCGACTCGTATCCGGCCGTCCAACCCACTGGTTGGTTGGACGCCTACCGGCGAGCGGTCGAGAGCTACCACGGCCTACCGCGTGCCCTGACCCACGGCGAGTTCGCTCCTCAGCAGCTGGGTCGCACTCACGGTGGACAGCTCGTGCTCTTCGACCTGGCAACTGCGGCGGAGCGGCCACGCTTTGCTGATGTCGCGAACGTCCTCCGCCCCCTCTCCGGCTATACCGGTCGCAGTGAACCTGACCTGTTCGCGACCTACCTGCACCTGCTCGAGATCTCGGGCGGGAAGAAGCTCGACGTCCCCAGCGCCTGGCCGGAGCTGCTCCTCACCCGTCTCGTCGTGATGTTCGAGTCGCTGCCCTGGTTGACCTCTGACGACGAGCACGAACCCTCCGCCAGAGGGGTCGTCCACACGATCGCCGATGACCTTGCCACCCTGAATATCGACGTCCATGCTCGCTGA
- a CDS encoding fatty acid desaturase family protein, with amino-acid sequence MTSVERAADSKVSIGNRSSKGNSAGHGGVKSEFSGLVHRVRQAKLLDHRPRAYVVKGVFIIAGIAATATAVMLLDHTWWAVLLAPAAAVLSAQTAFFGHDAGHKQISASAKVDRRLGLTAANLLNGVSYGWWQDKHLRHHAHPNEVGLDPDVGEGIIAWTQSQASEKKGWGRWFARHQAQLFIPVLTLEGWQLSVAGIRALGQRPRKTRLLEGGLLLVHFGVYFAFLLVFLTPAQAVVFAFLHQALFGLNLGIAFAPNHKGMLMPAAGARLDHLHKQVLTSRNVAGGPLVDFMLGGLNYQIEHHLFPSMPRPLLKKAQPVVRQYCHELNIPYRESGFMESMREIHGYLREVGA; translated from the coding sequence ATGACAAGCGTCGAGCGCGCGGCGGACTCGAAGGTGTCGATCGGAAACCGGTCGAGCAAGGGAAACAGCGCCGGGCACGGTGGCGTGAAGAGCGAGTTTTCTGGGCTGGTGCATCGAGTTCGACAGGCGAAGCTGTTGGACCACCGGCCACGAGCGTATGTCGTGAAGGGTGTGTTCATCATCGCCGGGATCGCCGCCACGGCGACGGCCGTGATGCTGCTCGACCACACGTGGTGGGCGGTTCTGTTGGCGCCCGCGGCCGCTGTGTTGTCCGCCCAGACGGCGTTCTTCGGTCACGATGCGGGCCACAAGCAGATCTCAGCGTCAGCGAAGGTGGACCGGCGCCTCGGACTCACGGCGGCCAACCTGCTGAACGGAGTCAGCTACGGCTGGTGGCAAGACAAGCATCTTCGCCATCACGCCCATCCGAATGAAGTGGGCCTGGATCCCGACGTGGGTGAGGGGATCATCGCCTGGACTCAAAGCCAGGCGTCCGAGAAGAAGGGCTGGGGGCGCTGGTTCGCCCGGCACCAGGCCCAACTATTCATTCCCGTGTTGACGCTGGAGGGATGGCAGCTCTCGGTGGCGGGCATTCGCGCGCTCGGCCAGCGTCCGAGGAAGACCCGGCTGCTGGAGGGTGGACTGCTGCTGGTGCATTTCGGGGTCTACTTCGCATTCCTGCTGGTCTTTCTGACTCCTGCCCAAGCCGTGGTGTTTGCTTTCCTGCATCAGGCACTGTTCGGACTCAATCTCGGAATCGCCTTCGCGCCCAACCACAAGGGCATGTTGATGCCGGCTGCTGGTGCACGTCTTGACCACCTGCACAAGCAGGTGCTGACGTCGCGCAATGTTGCCGGGGGCCCGCTGGTCGACTTCATGCTCGGCGGCTTGAACTACCAGATCGAGCACCATCTGTTCCCGAGCATGCCGCGCCCGCTGCTCAAGAAGGCACAACCTGTGGTTCGCCAGTATTGCCACGAACTGAACATCCCGTACCGCGAATCCGGGTTCATGGAGTCAATGCGCGAGATCCATGGCTATCTGCGGGAAGTTGGCGCGTGA
- a CDS encoding MarR family winged helix-turn-helix transcriptional regulator has translation MSEASSSESLNLGVLLFIPYRALENRVFETLAKAGFEDITVARGRIFQRIRPEGSRLTDLAEQAQVSKQAASGLVEELERAGYVTRVPDPSDARARLICVAPRGAAAVEAAAATVAEVEAEWARHLGPRRILQLRRILEALREVTDPYH, from the coding sequence GTGTCGGAGGCGAGTAGCAGCGAGAGTCTCAACCTTGGTGTCCTACTCTTCATCCCTTACCGGGCGTTGGAGAATCGGGTGTTCGAGACGCTGGCTAAGGCCGGGTTCGAGGACATCACGGTCGCGCGAGGCCGCATCTTCCAACGGATCAGGCCCGAAGGATCCCGGCTCACCGACCTCGCCGAACAGGCCCAGGTCAGCAAGCAGGCTGCCAGCGGCCTAGTCGAGGAGCTCGAGCGCGCCGGGTATGTCACGCGCGTTCCCGATCCGAGTGACGCACGGGCCCGGCTCATCTGTGTCGCCCCTCGAGGTGCCGCCGCGGTCGAGGCTGCGGCCGCCACCGTCGCAGAGGTGGAAGCCGAATGGGCGCGACACCTCGGCCCTCGGCGCATTCTCCAGCTACGCCGCATCCTCGAGGCCCTCCGCGAAGTCACCGACCCCTACCATTAG
- a CDS encoding maleylpyruvate isomerase family mycothiol-dependent enzyme, with protein sequence MGPDESWQLIQEHRLAIADLLKLLTPEEWEQASLCTGWRVRDVAAHLALGTSAPPVVAMIREAVRARGNFDRLNHDLAVRHAQRPTSAITTELQHNAGSRDLPAVTNYHNIVFDVLVHGQDIAIPLNKTLRFSEDAGLAAAENLWRLRWPWSTQRRFRGLSFRATDTDWSAGAGPEVRGPIRNLLLVLAGRPAGLPELTGDALPELTGRITATRRQPVDRT encoded by the coding sequence ATGGGGCCTGACGAGAGCTGGCAGCTGATCCAGGAGCACCGGCTGGCCATCGCCGATCTGCTCAAGCTCCTCACACCGGAGGAGTGGGAGCAAGCGTCGTTGTGCACGGGCTGGCGGGTGCGGGACGTCGCCGCGCACCTGGCCCTGGGAACCTCCGCACCCCCCGTAGTGGCGATGATCCGCGAGGCAGTGCGGGCTCGTGGGAACTTCGACCGCCTGAACCACGATCTGGCGGTGCGGCACGCCCAACGGCCGACCAGCGCGATCACGACCGAACTACAGCACAACGCCGGATCCCGAGACCTGCCTGCGGTGACCAACTACCACAACATCGTGTTCGACGTCTTGGTCCACGGTCAGGACATCGCCATCCCCCTGAACAAGACTCTGCGGTTCTCCGAGGATGCCGGCTTGGCGGCGGCAGAAAACCTCTGGCGGCTGCGGTGGCCCTGGTCCACGCAGCGGCGGTTTCGCGGCCTCTCCTTCAGAGCCACCGACACTGACTGGTCCGCCGGCGCTGGCCCTGAAGTGCGAGGCCCCATCCGCAACCTCCTGCTCGTCCTCGCCGGCCGCCCAGCCGGACTACCTGAACTCACCGGCGACGCCCTACCAGAACTCACAGGCCGCATCACCGCCACCCGGCGCCAGCCAGTCGACAGGACCTAA
- a CDS encoding NUDIX domain-containing protein — MSHQEARSWRIHDEQDLGAFGRGTLKRVSVDLPDGSSFDQYVIVLPEAVVVAAVNAAGSILMVRRHRFIVEQWVWELPGGYVDEGEDLEAAAVRELEEPRPSASRSSPSRDGVASGPR, encoded by the coding sequence GTGAGCCACCAAGAAGCGCGCTCGTGGCGCATCCACGATGAACAGGATCTTGGCGCGTTCGGGCGCGGAACCCTTAAGCGCGTATCCGTGGACTTGCCGGATGGCTCGAGTTTCGACCAGTACGTGATCGTGCTTCCTGAGGCCGTTGTGGTCGCTGCGGTTAACGCGGCCGGCTCAATACTCATGGTGCGACGACACCGGTTTATCGTCGAACAATGGGTGTGGGAGTTACCCGGCGGGTACGTCGATGAGGGCGAGGACCTGGAAGCGGCAGCCGTTCGAGAGCTAGAGGAGCCCCGACCTTCGGCGAGCCGGTCCAGTCCTTCAAGAGACGGGGTGGCGTCGGGCCCGCGCTGA
- a CDS encoding tyrosine-type recombinase/integrase, translated as MASFASPSGRASNRPNVGEGPRRSDVHEPRWRADPAAELAGRATAHAGLSGLAPHDLRHTAASLTIASGASVKGVQRMLGNHEAAMTLNVYASQIEDDLDHAFDRVATAPGS; from the coding sequence ATGGCCTCATTCGCCTCTCCCAGTGGTAGAGCTAGTAATCGCCCTAACGTCGGGGAAGGGCCCCGACGATCTGATGTTCACGAGCCCCGATGGCGAGCCGATCCGGCTGCCGAACTGGCGGGTCGGGCTACTGCGCATGCCGGTCTGTCCGGGCTGGCTCCACACGATCTTCGGCACACCGCGGCCTCGTTGACCATTGCGTCGGGAGCATCGGTCAAAGGGGTGCAGCGGATGCTCGGCAACCACGAGGCGGCGATGACCCTCAACGTCTACGCTTCCCAGATCGAGGACGATCTTGACCATGCCTTCGACCGAGTCGCCACTGCCCCCGGCTCTTAA
- a CDS encoding mycothiol transferase yields the protein MNATELLLDAYGRIREQVHAAVKGVHPEELAHRPTPHSNSIAWLIWHLTRVQDDHIADVAELEQVWTADGWFERFDLPFDPSATGYGQSPAEVASVQVESGALLTGYFDAVYDQTIAFLRTLNDHDLDRVVDTNWDPPVTLGVRLVSVLDDDLEHVGQAAFVRGMLKEQ from the coding sequence ATGAACGCCACTGAGCTGTTGCTCGATGCGTACGGCAGGATCCGCGAGCAGGTGCACGCAGCCGTGAAGGGGGTGCATCCGGAGGAACTGGCCCATCGTCCGACGCCGCACTCCAACAGCATCGCCTGGCTGATCTGGCACCTCACCCGGGTTCAGGACGATCACATCGCCGACGTGGCCGAGTTGGAGCAGGTGTGGACCGCCGACGGCTGGTTCGAGCGTTTCGACCTCCCGTTCGACCCCTCGGCCACCGGCTACGGCCAGAGTCCGGCGGAGGTGGCGTCGGTCCAGGTCGAGTCGGGCGCGCTGCTCACCGGGTACTTCGACGCGGTGTACGACCAGACGATCGCCTTTCTGCGCACCCTCAACGACCATGACCTCGACCGCGTCGTCGACACCAACTGGGACCCGCCGGTGACCCTGGGCGTACGCCTGGTCAGCGTGCTCGACGACGATCTGGAGCACGTCGGGCAGGCGGCCTTTGTACGCGGGATGCTCAAGGAGCAGTAG
- the trxA gene encoding thioredoxin, producing MATLEISTENFEKTIADNDIVLVDFWADWCQPCKRFGPIFEKESEEHSEIVFAKLDTDQNQELSAALGIEGIPTLMAFREGVLVFNQAGALPGPALKEVVDAVKGLDMEAVHAEVAKLQAQQDGEQPQA from the coding sequence ATGGCAACCCTCGAAATCAGCACCGAGAACTTCGAAAAGACGATCGCCGACAATGACATCGTGCTGGTCGACTTCTGGGCCGACTGGTGCCAGCCGTGCAAGCGCTTCGGCCCGATCTTCGAGAAGGAGTCCGAGGAGCACTCGGAGATCGTCTTCGCCAAGCTGGACACCGACCAGAACCAGGAGCTGTCGGCCGCCCTCGGCATCGAGGGCATCCCGACGCTGATGGCCTTCCGTGAGGGTGTCCTGGTCTTCAACCAGGCCGGCGCCCTCCCCGGACCGGCGCTCAAGGAGGTCGTGGACGCCGTCAAGGGCCTCGATATGGAGGCCGTGCACGCCGAGGTCGCCAAGCTCCAGGCCCAGCAGGACGGCGAGCAGCCCCAAGCCTGA
- a CDS encoding methyltransferase domain-containing protein: MADEEINWKQYLADFHRQRAGVAEAVLSRALSGDHTPYRWLARAVSHDAQTVLDLACGSGPVSRELQENGRMVVGLDLSEHELALAKERGPGPWVRADALRLPFADHSMDAVISSMGLVVVTPLSEVLAEVARVLRPGGVLAAIAPALRPLSPKDLRVLTRLNTRLRTKPQFPGPVELAGFARTLELYGLKKVEDNREKYRFTVTSRADAELMLSALYLPQTRWSRVEAAIEHLEDRVAKRGPVEISIPMRRLVAIK; this comes from the coding sequence GTGGCTGACGAAGAGATCAACTGGAAGCAGTACCTGGCAGACTTCCACCGCCAACGCGCCGGCGTGGCGGAGGCGGTGCTGTCGCGGGCGCTGTCGGGTGACCACACTCCGTACCGCTGGCTGGCCAGAGCCGTCTCCCACGACGCCCAGACCGTTCTGGATCTGGCCTGTGGATCGGGGCCGGTCTCCCGCGAGTTGCAGGAGAACGGGCGGATGGTGGTCGGTCTCGACCTGTCGGAGCACGAGCTCGCCCTTGCCAAGGAACGTGGCCCCGGGCCCTGGGTGCGGGCCGATGCGCTGCGGTTGCCGTTCGCGGACCACAGCATGGATGCAGTGATCAGCTCGATGGGGCTGGTGGTGGTGACCCCACTGAGCGAGGTGTTGGCCGAGGTCGCCCGGGTGCTGCGCCCGGGCGGCGTGCTGGCGGCGATCGCGCCGGCGCTGCGGCCGCTGTCACCGAAGGATCTGCGGGTGCTGACCCGGCTCAACACCCGGCTGCGGACCAAACCCCAGTTTCCCGGCCCGGTCGAGCTGGCGGGTTTCGCTCGGACCCTTGAGCTGTACGGGCTGAAAAAGGTGGAGGACAACCGCGAGAAATATCGCTTCACGGTCACGTCACGGGCCGATGCCGAGCTGATGCTGTCGGCGCTATATCTGCCGCAGACGCGATGGTCGCGGGTGGAGGCGGCGATCGAGCACCTGGAGGATCGGGTGGCCAAGCGGGGTCCGGTCGAGATCAGCATCCCGATGCGTCGGCTGGTGGCCATCAAATAG
- a CDS encoding iron dependent repressor, metal binding and dimerization domain protein, with translation MSDLIDTTEMYLRTIFELEEEGIVPLRARIAERLHQSGPTVSQTVARMERDGLVSVQGDRHLELTDEGRGRATRVMRKHRLAERLLIDVIGLEWELVHEEACRWEHVISEDVERRLIKLLNSPTESPYGNPIPGLEELGSSSPEDPFRAGNDQLFEVITSAGGSQRVVIQRMSEEIQKDVEMMGTLRQAGIQPGAEVTAELGGLGVRLSAAGSPSCEIDREASTHLFVSRI, from the coding sequence GTGAGCGACCTGATCGACACCACCGAGATGTATCTCCGCACCATCTTCGAGCTCGAGGAGGAGGGCATCGTCCCGCTCCGGGCCAGGATCGCGGAGCGGCTGCATCAGAGTGGTCCGACGGTGTCGCAGACGGTCGCACGGATGGAGCGCGACGGCCTCGTCAGCGTCCAGGGCGACCGGCATCTGGAGCTCACCGACGAGGGTCGTGGGCGGGCGACCCGGGTGATGCGCAAGCACCGGCTGGCCGAACGGCTGTTGATCGATGTCATCGGGCTGGAGTGGGAGCTGGTGCACGAGGAGGCCTGCCGCTGGGAGCACGTCATCTCCGAGGATGTGGAGCGGCGGCTGATCAAGCTTTTGAACTCACCGACGGAGTCCCCGTACGGCAACCCGATTCCCGGCTTGGAGGAGCTCGGCTCCAGCTCGCCGGAGGACCCGTTCCGGGCCGGCAACGACCAGCTGTTCGAGGTGATCACGTCCGCCGGCGGCAGCCAGCGGGTGGTGATCCAGCGGATGAGCGAGGAGATCCAGAAGGACGTCGAGATGATGGGGACGCTGCGCCAGGCCGGGATCCAGCCGGGTGCGGAGGTGACCGCGGAGCTCGGCGGGCTCGGGGTGCGGCTGTCCGCGGCCGGCTCACCCAGCTGTGAGATCGACCGGGAGGCGTCGACCCACCTGTTCGTCAGCCGGATCTGA
- a CDS encoding ketose-bisphosphate aldolase, whose amino-acid sequence MALVRLTDLLAPAQAGHHGVGAFNVISIEHAEALVAGAEQAAAPVVLQISENAVKYHGALAPIGAATLAIARASSVDVVVHLDHATKVELVFEAVRVGFSSVMYDGSILDYDRNVSTTAEVVRHCHAAGVDVEAELGEVGGKDGVHAPGARTRPDEALAFVQETGIDALAVAVGSSHAMTERSAKLDLDLIAELRAAVPVPLVLHGSSGVPDEEIVRAVRAGMTKINIATHLNKVFTDTVRARLDADPKLVDTRKYLGPARDAVADEVARLLRLLTA is encoded by the coding sequence GTGGCACTCGTACGACTGACCGACCTGCTCGCGCCGGCACAGGCCGGCCATCATGGAGTCGGCGCGTTCAACGTGATCAGCATCGAGCACGCCGAGGCGCTGGTCGCCGGTGCCGAGCAGGCGGCCGCGCCCGTCGTCCTGCAGATCTCCGAGAATGCCGTCAAGTACCACGGCGCGTTGGCGCCGATCGGCGCCGCCACGTTGGCGATCGCCAGGGCGTCGTCGGTCGACGTGGTGGTCCATCTTGACCATGCGACTAAAGTCGAGCTGGTGTTTGAGGCGGTCCGGGTCGGCTTCTCGTCGGTGATGTACGACGGCTCCATCCTCGACTATGACCGAAACGTCAGCACGACCGCGGAGGTGGTGCGGCACTGTCACGCGGCCGGTGTCGACGTGGAGGCCGAGCTCGGCGAGGTCGGTGGCAAGGATGGTGTGCACGCCCCAGGCGCCCGCACCCGACCGGACGAGGCGCTGGCCTTCGTCCAGGAGACCGGCATCGACGCCCTGGCTGTCGCAGTCGGGTCCTCCCACGCAATGACCGAGCGCAGCGCCAAGCTGGACCTCGACCTCATCGCCGAGCTGCGCGCGGCCGTACCGGTGCCGCTGGTGCTGCACGGGTCGTCCGGTGTCCCGGACGAGGAGATCGTCCGGGCCGTCCGAGCCGGGATGACCAAGATCAACATCGCGACCCACCTGAACAAGGTGTTCACCGACACCGTCCGGGCCCGGCTCGACGCCGATCCGAAGCTGGTCGACACCCGGAAATACCTCGGTCCTGCCCGAGACGCCGTGGCCGACGAGGTGGCCCGGCTGCTGCGGTTGCTGACCGCCTGA